One Enterococcus silesiacus genomic window carries:
- a CDS encoding DNA mismatch repair protein MutT has product MSNLIHFSSKEAEKQYYEQQADETEFLKWYHQQELPEYEKPSLTVDIVLMCYNKEEDQLKILLIKRKGHPYRNSWALPGGFVNRNESTGESVLRETKEETGVVISKDNIEQLHSFSRPDRDPRGWVVTISYLAFIGEEPLIAGDDAKEVRWFTMERKESTLSLTNGDVEIILDLKSGASTGKDTLAFDHSEIILKAFNRVANKMEHDPQVLQVLGKDFTITEARKVFAKFSGVDYKTIDHSNFKKAMLHHFEEIGERPVGIGRPSKIYQLKPETSYKD; this is encoded by the coding sequence ATGAGCAACTTGATACACTTTAGTTCAAAGGAAGCAGAAAAGCAATATTATGAGCAACAAGCCGATGAGACTGAATTTTTGAAATGGTACCATCAACAAGAACTTCCTGAATATGAAAAACCTTCTCTGACTGTAGATATTGTTTTGATGTGTTATAACAAAGAAGAAGATCAATTAAAAATCTTGCTGATCAAAAGAAAAGGTCATCCTTATAGAAATTCCTGGGCTTTGCCTGGAGGATTTGTTAATAGAAATGAGTCGACTGGCGAAAGTGTCTTGCGAGAGACTAAAGAAGAAACTGGCGTAGTTATTTCTAAAGATAACATTGAACAGCTTCATAGCTTCAGCAGACCGGACCGTGACCCCAGAGGTTGGGTTGTCACGATTAGTTATCTAGCCTTTATTGGTGAAGAGCCTTTGATTGCAGGAGATGATGCAAAAGAAGTTCGTTGGTTTACGATGGAACGCAAGGAAAGCACTCTTTCACTTACAAATGGTGATGTAGAAATTATATTAGATTTGAAAAGCGGTGCTTCAACGGGAAAAGACACGCTAGCATTTGACCATAGCGAAATCATTTTAAAAGCCTTTAATCGTGTAGCCAATAAAATGGAACATGATCCGCAAGTGTTGCAAGTTTTAGGTAAAGATTTCACGATTACGGAAGCCCGCAAAGTATTTGCTAAGTTTTCTGGCGTTGATTACAAAACAATCGATCACTCAAACTTTAAAAAAGCGATGCTCCATCATTTTGAAGAAATTGGAGAACGACCTGTAGGTATTGGGCGTCCTTCTAAAATTTACCAGCTAAAACCTGAAACATCTTACAAAGATTAA
- a CDS encoding biotin biosynthesis protein BioY, with amino-acid sequence MKTKDITKIAIMISIIIVLGFFPPIPITLLPVPIVIQNAGFMLSGLLLGKKNGTIATLLFLLLVAIGFPILAGGRGGMTVFFSVTAGYLFAYPFASFLIGWLSERFNPNNQKLGYAFGITFLFGALFIDFCGAVGVSMLSDVSLSASLAGSLAFIPGDTIKAFLAAVIAKRISKSLAQRSV; translated from the coding sequence ATGAAAACAAAAGATATCACTAAAATTGCGATTATGATCAGTATTATTATCGTTTTAGGTTTTTTTCCGCCAATTCCGATTACTCTTTTACCAGTGCCGATTGTTATTCAAAATGCTGGTTTTATGCTGAGCGGCTTACTTCTTGGTAAGAAAAATGGGACGATTGCAACCTTGCTTTTTCTACTACTTGTCGCTATTGGTTTTCCTATTTTAGCGGGAGGTAGAGGTGGAATGACGGTCTTTTTCAGTGTTACAGCAGGATACCTTTTTGCTTACCCATTTGCTAGCTTCTTAATTGGTTGGTTGAGCGAAAGATTTAATCCAAATAATCAGAAGCTGGGTTACGCTTTTGGAATCACGTTTCTTTTTGGCGCATTGTTTATTGACTTTTGCGGAGCTGTGGGAGTCAGTATGTTATCTGATGTGTCTTTATCAGCAAGCTTAGCAGGTAGTCTGGCTTTTATTCCAGGAGACACGATCAAAGCATTTTTAGCTGCTGTTATAGCTAAAAGAATCTCGAAGAGTCTTGCACAAAGGAGCGTGTGA
- a CDS encoding threonine dehydratase (catalyzes the formation of 2-oxobutanoate from L-threonine; biosynthetic), whose translation MKLTKEKIESAYDALNGVVTKTPLQYDLYLSQKYQCNVYLKREDLQKVRSFKLRGAYYAIKQTSPEKLKNGVVCASAGNHAQGVAYTCHEMNVSATIFMPTTTPQQKISQVKFFGGDEVTVQLIGDTFDASAKAAKEYAKANSKAFIDPFNDLNIMAGQGTVAVEVFQEANASEFQVDYLLAAIGGGGLVSGVSAYTKNVSPTTAVIGVEPLGAQSMRAAFDEGKPVMLDSVEKFVDGAAVKQVGDLTYEHALEYVDKLLAIDEGQVCSTILELYTKQAIVVEPAGALSVSALELIKDDIRGKNVVCIISGGNNDINRMEEIEERSLIFEGLKHYFVINFPQRPGALREFVTDILGPDDDITRFEYTKKVNRGTGPVVLGILLKNKEELPNLLDKMAEFDPKYIDLSDNPSLYALLV comes from the coding sequence GTGAAGTTAACAAAAGAAAAAATTGAGTCAGCATATGATGCACTAAACGGAGTTGTGACAAAAACACCGTTACAATACGATCTGTATCTATCTCAAAAATATCAATGTAATGTTTATTTAAAAAGAGAAGATTTGCAAAAAGTTCGTTCATTCAAATTAAGAGGAGCTTATTATGCGATTAAACAAACTTCTCCAGAAAAACTGAAAAATGGTGTGGTTTGCGCGAGCGCCGGCAATCATGCTCAAGGTGTAGCTTATACTTGTCATGAAATGAACGTTTCTGCAACTATTTTTATGCCGACAACAACACCACAGCAAAAAATTTCTCAAGTAAAATTTTTTGGCGGAGACGAAGTAACGGTACAATTGATTGGGGATACGTTTGATGCATCTGCTAAAGCTGCTAAAGAATATGCCAAAGCCAATAGCAAAGCATTTATCGATCCTTTTAATGATCTAAATATTATGGCTGGTCAAGGAACTGTAGCAGTAGAAGTCTTTCAAGAAGCTAACGCATCTGAATTTCAAGTGGATTACTTATTGGCAGCAATTGGCGGTGGAGGTTTAGTCAGCGGGGTTTCAGCCTATACAAAAAATGTCAGTCCAACTACGGCTGTTATTGGTGTAGAACCGCTTGGAGCTCAATCTATGCGGGCGGCCTTTGATGAAGGAAAACCAGTAATGCTAGATAGCGTGGAAAAATTTGTAGATGGTGCTGCGGTTAAACAAGTCGGAGATTTAACCTATGAGCATGCCCTTGAATATGTTGACAAATTATTAGCCATAGATGAAGGACAAGTCTGTTCGACTATTTTAGAATTATATACAAAACAAGCAATCGTCGTAGAACCAGCAGGTGCCTTGAGTGTTTCCGCATTAGAACTAATTAAAGACGATATTCGAGGAAAAAATGTTGTCTGTATAATTAGTGGTGGTAATAACGATATCAATCGCATGGAAGAAATTGAAGAGCGCTCATTGATTTTTGAAGGATTAAAACACTATTTTGTAATCAATTTTCCTCAGCGTCCAGGAGCTTTAAGAGAGTTTGTAACGGATATCTTAGGACCGGATGATGACATTACTCGTTTTGAGTATACAAAAAAAGTGAATCGTGGTACTGGACCTGTTGTCTTAGGTATTTTATTGAAAAATAAAGAAGAATTACCGAATTTGTTAGATAAAATGGCGGAATTTGATCCTAAATATATTGATTTAAGTGATAATCCATCATTATACGCATTACTTGTTTAA
- a CDS encoding acetolactate synthase small subunit, translating into MRRIITATVNNNSGVLNRFSGVLTRRQVNIDSISVGPTELADVSRITIVVQVADLNESEQVTKQLNKQIDVIKVSDITDEAHLERELALVKVNAPAAVRAELFSVIDPFRANVIDVGTRSVVIQVTGTSEKISAFVDVVAPYGIKQLARTGVTGFTRGNN; encoded by the coding sequence ATGAGACGTATTATTACAGCAACAGTCAATAATAATTCTGGTGTCTTAAATCGCTTCAGTGGCGTTTTGACACGCCGACAAGTAAACATTGATAGTATCTCGGTAGGGCCAACAGAATTAGCTGATGTTTCGCGGATTACGATTGTTGTCCAAGTGGCAGATTTAAACGAAAGTGAACAAGTGACCAAACAATTAAACAAACAAATCGATGTGATCAAAGTTTCTGATATCACGGATGAAGCACACTTAGAAAGAGAATTAGCATTAGTCAAAGTCAATGCACCAGCAGCGGTTCGCGCTGAATTATTTTCAGTGATTGATCCATTTCGAGCGAATGTAATCGATGTTGGGACACGTTCTGTCGTGATTCAAGTCACAGGCACCAGTGAAAAAATCAGTGCTTTTGTAGATGTCGTTGCACCTTACGGTATTAAACAATTAGCACGAACAGGTGTGACAGGATTTACTAGAGGCAACAACTAA
- a CDS encoding ketol-acid reductoisomerase, translating to MAKVYYDNSVENNQLEGKTIAIIGYGSQGHAHAQNLRDNGNQVIIGIREGKSAEAARNDGFDVLTVEEASKKADVVMILAPDEIQGDLYDNEIAPNLEAGNALAFGHGFNIHFDVINPPKDVDVFLVAPKGPGHLVRRTFTEGFAVPALFAVYQDATGKASDVALSYAKGIGATRVGVLETTFKEETETDLFGEQAVLCGGLTSLIEAGFETLTEAGYQPELAYFEVCHELKLIVDLIYEGGFEKMRNSISNTAEYGDYVSGPRVVTAEAKANMKEVLTDIQNGKFAKGFIDDNKNGFKDFNQMRKDNAGHPIEKVGAELRKMMPFVSRED from the coding sequence ATGGCAAAAGTATATTATGATAATTCAGTAGAGAACAATCAATTAGAAGGTAAAACAATCGCAATCATCGGTTACGGCTCACAAGGACATGCGCATGCACAAAACCTTAGAGATAATGGTAATCAAGTAATCATTGGAATTCGTGAAGGGAAATCAGCAGAAGCTGCTCGTAATGATGGATTTGATGTGTTAACAGTTGAAGAAGCATCTAAAAAAGCAGATGTAGTCATGATTCTAGCTCCAGATGAAATTCAAGGAGATCTTTATGACAATGAAATTGCACCAAATTTAGAAGCAGGCAATGCGTTAGCATTCGGTCATGGCTTCAATATTCATTTTGATGTAATCAACCCACCAAAAGATGTGGATGTTTTCTTAGTTGCTCCTAAAGGACCAGGACACCTTGTACGTCGTACCTTTACAGAAGGATTTGCAGTGCCAGCATTATTTGCAGTTTATCAAGATGCAACAGGCAAAGCGAGTGATGTAGCATTATCTTATGCCAAAGGAATCGGTGCAACGCGTGTTGGTGTATTAGAAACAACCTTTAAAGAAGAAACTGAAACAGATTTATTTGGGGAGCAAGCGGTATTATGTGGTGGTTTAACCAGCTTGATTGAAGCAGGTTTTGAAACTTTGACAGAAGCAGGTTACCAACCAGAATTAGCGTACTTTGAAGTATGTCACGAATTGAAATTGATTGTTGACCTTATTTATGAAGGGGGATTTGAGAAAATGCGTAATTCTATCTCAAATACTGCTGAATACGGCGACTACGTTTCGGGTCCTCGTGTTGTAACTGCTGAAGCAAAAGCTAATATGAAAGAAGTTCTTACCGATATCCAAAATGGTAAATTTGCAAAAGGATTCATCGACGATAACAAAAATGGCTTTAAAGATTTCAATCAAATGCGTAAAGATAATGCTGGACATCCAATTGAAAAAGTTGGGGCAGAGTTACGTAAAATGATGCCTTTTGTATCAAGAGAAGACTAA
- a CDS encoding acyltransferase has translation MNNKKRLENRRYITGFDGIRTIAVVGVILYHLFPNIMRGGYLGVPIFFAVSGYLITDLLRQEWLQNETIDVKGFYIRRMKRLYPGLIAMLVGASAYIVFFQRDLLNNLRSVVASSVLYYNNWWQIFRGFSYFDRFTTQSPFTHIWSLAVEAQNYLIWPLLFIVLKKYVKHSGKIFGLIMALAVGSGILMAALYTPGADPTRVYYGTDTRLFSILMGSGLAFVWPSFRLKEEIPIKAKKLLNGVGIASLAVLLISFLFLADHFAFVYYGGMFIVSIFATLLVAVTAHPGADLNRWLTNPIFSWFGKRSYGIYLYQFPVMIFYEAKIKNLSDHVLLHSLIEIALILGISELSYRFIEKPLGKFYYQYTWFAIKDFFRKPWVAVPKITALISVVLSCFALFALAVAPSNEVTAQQEQLQKNIAANKKKADQRKAEEKAKNEGKTTDSTKQSTVAPQANLDLTAEEIKKAQEMEITAFGDSVILDATAGLQEIFPKMIVDGEVGRQLYTSTPTIEKLDKEKLLKNNVLVGLGTNGSFTEAQFDEFMTAIGSKRNVYWINVRVPTRRWQNEVNGMLETMKKKYKNLVVLDWYNYSNEHEEWFYDDRVHPNVEGQVKYSSFIAKQVLK, from the coding sequence ATGAATAATAAAAAAAGGTTAGAAAATCGCCGTTATATTACCGGGTTCGATGGGATCCGAACTATTGCGGTTGTCGGCGTGATTCTCTATCACTTGTTCCCTAATATCATGCGTGGGGGCTATTTAGGCGTCCCTATTTTTTTTGCGGTTTCTGGATATTTGATTACGGATTTACTAAGACAAGAATGGCTTCAAAATGAAACAATCGATGTTAAAGGCTTTTATATTCGCCGGATGAAACGGCTGTACCCCGGGCTTATTGCCATGCTGGTTGGGGCATCAGCATATATTGTATTTTTTCAAAGAGACTTACTGAATAACTTGCGCAGTGTGGTTGCTAGCAGCGTGTTATATTATAATAATTGGTGGCAGATCTTTAGAGGATTTTCATATTTTGATCGATTTACTACGCAGTCACCATTCACTCATATTTGGTCACTTGCCGTTGAAGCGCAGAACTATTTGATTTGGCCCTTGTTATTTATTGTCCTTAAAAAGTATGTAAAACACAGTGGGAAAATATTTGGATTAATTATGGCATTGGCCGTGGGGTCCGGGATTTTGATGGCTGCTCTGTACACTCCAGGAGCAGATCCAACAAGAGTTTATTATGGAACAGATACAAGGCTATTTTCAATATTGATGGGAAGTGGTTTAGCATTTGTTTGGCCAAGTTTCCGTTTAAAAGAAGAAATTCCGATAAAAGCAAAAAAACTATTAAATGGAGTAGGTATTGCGTCACTAGCTGTCCTATTAATTTCCTTTTTATTTTTAGCAGATCACTTTGCTTTTGTATACTATGGTGGTATGTTTATTGTCAGCATTTTTGCAACGTTATTGGTTGCAGTGACTGCCCATCCTGGAGCAGATTTAAATCGTTGGCTGACCAATCCTATATTTAGCTGGTTTGGAAAAAGAAGCTATGGTATTTATTTGTATCAATTTCCAGTTATGATTTTTTATGAAGCAAAAATCAAAAATTTAAGTGATCATGTCCTTTTACACTCGCTAATTGAGATTGCTTTGATTTTGGGTATCAGTGAACTTTCTTATCGGTTTATTGAAAAACCACTGGGAAAATTCTATTATCAGTATACTTGGTTTGCTATCAAAGACTTTTTCCGCAAACCGTGGGTTGCTGTACCGAAAATAACGGCTTTAATCAGTGTGGTTCTATCTTGTTTTGCACTATTTGCTTTGGCCGTGGCTCCTTCCAATGAAGTTACTGCCCAACAAGAGCAACTCCAAAAAAATATCGCAGCCAACAAAAAGAAAGCTGATCAGAGAAAAGCCGAAGAAAAAGCTAAAAACGAAGGAAAAACAACAGATTCTACTAAGCAGTCAACTGTAGCACCACAAGCGAATCTTGATTTGACGGCAGAAGAAATCAAGAAAGCTCAAGAAATGGAGATCACAGCTTTTGGTGATTCGGTTATTTTGGATGCAACAGCAGGTCTACAAGAAATTTTCCCTAAAATGATTGTCGATGGAGAAGTTGGCAGACAGTTGTACACTAGCACCCCAACTATTGAAAAGCTAGACAAAGAGAAGCTATTGAAAAATAATGTTTTGGTTGGACTTGGAACAAATGGATCGTTTACAGAAGCACAATTTGATGAATTTATGACGGCGATTGGTTCTAAACGTAACGTTTACTGGATCAACGTCCGAGTTCCAACGCGTAGATGGCAAAACGAAGTCAATGGAATGTTGGAAACAATGAAAAAGAAATACAAAAATTTAGTTGTATTGGATTGGTACAATTACAGTAATGAGCATGAAGAGTGGTTTTATGATGATCGTGTTCATCCAAATGTGGAGGGCCAAGTAAAATATTCAAGCTTTATTGCTAAACAAGTCTTAAAATAA
- a CDS encoding acetyltransferase translates to MVIYLRTATAADLPEIMQIIYAARRLLEKNKVPQWQNGEGPNVLQLEQDIARQQCYLLIVDQHIAGLGIISTDKEAPYEQIKKGQWLETTRDYAVLHRVALAPAYQGKGLALTLMNFLVTVARLSDHLDIRIDTHPQNIAMQQLVKKAGFVYRGDILLPVPDGERVAYQLILS, encoded by the coding sequence ATGGTCATTTACTTAAGAACAGCAACAGCAGCTGACCTACCTGAAATAATGCAAATCATCTATGCTGCTCGTCGGCTACTTGAAAAAAATAAAGTTCCTCAATGGCAAAACGGTGAAGGTCCGAATGTACTACAGCTAGAGCAAGATATTGCCCGTCAGCAGTGCTATCTATTGATTGTCGATCAACATATTGCTGGCCTTGGAATCATTTCGACAGATAAAGAAGCGCCATATGAACAGATAAAAAAAGGTCAGTGGCTGGAAACTACAAGAGATTATGCGGTGCTTCATCGTGTTGCACTCGCTCCTGCTTATCAAGGTAAAGGTCTGGCATTGACGTTAATGAATTTTCTGGTTACTGTTGCTAGGTTAAGCGATCATCTCGATATAAGAATCGATACACATCCGCAAAATATAGCCATGCAGCAACTAGTAAAAAAAGCGGGTTTCGTTTACCGTGGGGATATTTTACTCCCTGTACCTGATGGTGAGCGTGTAGCCTATCAATTAATCTTGTCATAA